One genomic window of Actinoplanes lobatus includes the following:
- a CDS encoding NUDIX domain-containing protein, which produces MESESPLYERDPEAWQEYLAEGNRTQPRKRVSADVLFRDEAGRILLVDPVYKPDWDLPGGMAEANEAPADTARREVAEELGIEFVGGRLLVVDWVSPHGPWDDLVAFVFDGGVLPEEARARIRLGDGELRGYAFAAPREAAGMLRNYVWRRLSAALECAELGTTGYLHNGRAG; this is translated from the coding sequence GTGGAATCGGAGAGCCCGCTGTACGAGCGTGACCCGGAGGCGTGGCAGGAGTACCTGGCCGAGGGCAACCGGACGCAGCCACGCAAGCGGGTCAGCGCCGACGTGCTGTTCCGGGATGAGGCCGGACGGATCCTGCTCGTCGATCCGGTCTACAAACCCGACTGGGATCTGCCGGGTGGGATGGCCGAGGCGAACGAGGCACCCGCCGACACCGCTCGCCGTGAGGTGGCCGAAGAACTGGGCATCGAGTTCGTCGGCGGACGGCTGCTCGTCGTGGACTGGGTATCGCCCCACGGCCCCTGGGACGACCTCGTCGCGTTCGTCTTCGACGGTGGTGTGCTTCCCGAGGAGGCGCGGGCGCGCATCCGGTTGGGTGACGGCGAGTTGCGCGGATACGCCTTCGCGGCTCCGCGAGAAGCAGCCGGCATGCTGCGGAACTACGTCTGGCGGCGGTTGAGCGCCGCCCTGGAATGCGCCGAGCTTGGCACCACCGGCTATCTGCACAACGGCCGGGCGGGGTGA
- a CDS encoding helix-turn-helix domain-containing protein produces MSSTLRERTVLPPEDPADLVRFARGLNDAKAPGRAKLVGPDGSQIEIPDELYGVLCDVVSALSHGMAISIAPHNTMLTTQEAADLLNVSRPTLVRLLTDGEIPHTMRGRHRRVLLRDILDYSERTRAERRTTLDQMASDAEDDGLYDTTIDSHPTR; encoded by the coding sequence ATGTCGAGCACGTTGCGTGAACGCACCGTCCTGCCGCCGGAAGATCCCGCGGACCTCGTCCGCTTCGCGCGCGGTCTGAACGACGCCAAGGCGCCCGGCCGGGCCAAACTGGTCGGCCCGGACGGATCACAGATCGAGATCCCGGACGAGCTGTACGGCGTGCTGTGCGACGTGGTCAGCGCACTCTCCCATGGCATGGCCATCTCGATCGCCCCGCACAACACGATGCTGACCACCCAGGAAGCCGCGGATCTGCTCAACGTCTCCCGGCCCACGCTGGTTCGGCTCCTCACCGACGGGGAGATCCCGCACACCATGCGCGGCCGGCATCGTCGGGTCCTCCTGCGCGACATCCTCGACTACTCGGAGCGCACCCGGGCGGAACGCCGTACCACCCTCGACCAGATGGCCTCCGACGCCGAGGACGACGGTCTGTACGACACCACCATCGATTCCCACCCGACCAGGTAG
- a CDS encoding helix-turn-helix transcriptional regulator, with the protein MPEVVPALHGREELLAAIDARLAAGGGVVLHGPPGIGRTALLDTVADQAAARGELVLRLRPARGERALAYAGVADLVRQVPAEAVAALAPAPRHALIALRQGRPSRTGVPALARRLVMPELLAHCARTSPLLLVLDDAQWLDPESAELIGYAMRRRPGPRVRMLAAERRPGRTRAARLCPAPVAELEVPPLSPDDLAALLEAHGLPCRAASQLYQASAGNPFLALALGGAVAAGPNWRPASLPEPVRELARERLAELSTETRDTLLVAALATEPTVTLLLRAGRDDAVRELRSATGAGIVELTGERIRFTPPLLARVLADETPAADRGRVHADLAAAAYDPVEALRQQALRTARPDPDVAADLAAAARRCAERGAERTAAELYLLAADRCPPDRSADRLDWLVTAARTAITGGVPVVAGRAAEAVLAADAPPAHRVRARLVLLDLAGQALADMGETFAAALAEAGDDPALAAPVRLRLTWTALLTGDLEGGVAEAREAERAARLAGDPTTESMALTALAQIQRVQGEPGWRDTLERALRLPATPAPDWLHYGPHYFAARFALFDDRLDEARADLLNLLAVAEHDRIGEARVEVLRSLSEVATRAGRCQEALRYAHRAVRAAQDAGLSPGPTWYTAAVAELAGGSLEAAAGFARRGIRASRQEGDGLYLRRNLHALGQAEVRSGDTRAGVATLRRLRDSEAEAGSADPMIVRWRADLAAALASVGEHAEAATTLALARQAAEGLGSSPALAGYLDRAAAIVSSESGQADLAADLATAAARHFERLRQPVEQAHALLVAGGAERRRRRYAAARQAIGAAHRLFRTTGARPWAREAELALARTEGTPDQGLTSTELRIAGMVRDGASNREIATRLYLSVKTVEATLTRVYRKLGVRSRTQLLTVLAVGEITTPS; encoded by the coding sequence ATGCCGGAGGTGGTTCCCGCTCTGCACGGCCGGGAGGAACTTCTCGCGGCCATCGACGCCCGGCTCGCGGCCGGTGGCGGGGTGGTCCTGCACGGGCCGCCCGGCATCGGCCGGACCGCGCTGCTCGACACCGTCGCCGATCAGGCCGCCGCGCGCGGGGAACTCGTGCTCCGCCTGCGCCCGGCCCGCGGCGAGCGGGCGCTCGCCTACGCCGGGGTGGCCGACCTCGTCCGCCAGGTCCCGGCGGAGGCGGTCGCCGCCCTGGCGCCCGCGCCACGGCACGCCCTCATCGCGCTCCGCCAGGGCCGGCCGTCCCGTACCGGCGTGCCCGCCCTGGCCCGGCGCCTGGTCATGCCCGAGCTGCTGGCCCACTGCGCCCGTACCTCCCCGCTGCTGCTGGTCCTCGACGACGCCCAGTGGCTCGACCCGGAGTCCGCCGAGCTGATCGGCTACGCCATGCGCCGCCGCCCCGGGCCCCGGGTGCGGATGCTCGCCGCCGAACGCCGGCCCGGCCGGACCCGCGCCGCCCGGCTCTGCCCCGCCCCGGTCGCCGAGCTGGAGGTGCCGCCACTCTCCCCGGACGACCTCGCGGCGCTGCTCGAAGCCCACGGGCTGCCCTGCCGTGCCGCCAGCCAGCTGTACCAGGCGAGCGCCGGCAATCCGTTCCTGGCCCTCGCCCTCGGCGGTGCGGTCGCGGCCGGGCCCAACTGGCGCCCGGCGTCGCTGCCCGAGCCGGTCCGGGAGCTGGCCCGCGAACGGCTCGCCGAACTGTCCACCGAGACCCGGGACACCCTGCTGGTGGCGGCGCTGGCCACCGAGCCGACGGTCACCCTGCTGCTGCGCGCCGGGCGCGACGACGCCGTCCGGGAACTGCGGTCGGCCACCGGCGCCGGAATCGTCGAACTCACCGGCGAGCGGATCCGGTTCACCCCGCCGCTGCTCGCGCGGGTGCTCGCCGACGAGACCCCGGCCGCCGACCGCGGGCGGGTGCACGCGGATCTCGCCGCGGCGGCGTACGACCCGGTGGAGGCCCTGCGGCAGCAGGCCCTGCGGACCGCCCGGCCGGACCCCGACGTGGCAGCCGATCTGGCCGCCGCGGCCCGCCGCTGCGCGGAGCGCGGCGCCGAGCGCACCGCCGCCGAGCTGTACCTGCTCGCCGCCGACCGCTGCCCGCCGGACCGCTCCGCCGACCGCCTCGACTGGCTGGTCACCGCCGCCCGCACCGCCATCACCGGGGGCGTGCCGGTGGTCGCCGGGCGGGCCGCCGAGGCGGTCCTGGCCGCCGACGCGCCGCCCGCCCACCGGGTGCGGGCCCGTCTCGTGCTGCTCGACCTGGCCGGGCAGGCGCTGGCCGACATGGGCGAGACCTTCGCCGCGGCGCTCGCCGAGGCCGGCGACGACCCGGCGCTGGCCGCCCCGGTCCGGCTGCGGCTCACCTGGACCGCGCTGCTCACCGGCGACCTGGAGGGCGGGGTCGCCGAGGCCCGCGAGGCGGAACGCGCGGCCCGCCTCGCCGGCGACCCGACCACCGAGTCGATGGCGCTCACCGCGCTCGCCCAGATCCAGCGGGTCCAGGGCGAGCCCGGCTGGCGCGACACCCTGGAACGGGCGCTGCGGCTGCCCGCCACCCCGGCCCCGGACTGGCTGCACTACGGGCCGCACTACTTCGCCGCGCGCTTCGCGCTCTTCGACGACCGGCTCGACGAGGCCCGCGCCGACCTGCTCAACCTGCTCGCGGTGGCCGAGCACGACCGGATCGGCGAGGCCCGGGTCGAGGTGCTGCGCAGCCTCTCCGAGGTGGCCACCCGGGCGGGCCGGTGCCAGGAGGCATTACGGTACGCCCATCGCGCGGTCCGGGCGGCCCAGGATGCGGGCCTGAGTCCCGGCCCGACGTGGTACACCGCCGCGGTGGCCGAACTGGCCGGCGGCAGCCTGGAAGCGGCCGCCGGATTCGCCCGCCGGGGCATCCGCGCCTCCCGCCAGGAGGGCGACGGCCTCTACCTGCGGCGCAACCTGCACGCCCTGGGCCAGGCCGAGGTCCGCTCCGGCGACACCCGGGCCGGGGTGGCCACCCTGCGCCGGCTGCGCGACTCCGAGGCCGAGGCGGGCAGCGCCGACCCGATGATCGTGCGCTGGCGGGCCGACCTGGCCGCCGCGCTGGCGTCGGTCGGTGAGCACGCCGAGGCCGCGACCACGCTGGCGCTGGCCCGGCAGGCGGCCGAGGGGCTGGGCAGCAGTCCGGCGCTGGCCGGCTACCTGGACCGGGCGGCCGCCATCGTCAGCTCCGAGTCCGGGCAGGCCGACCTGGCCGCCGACCTGGCGACCGCCGCGGCCCGGCACTTCGAGCGGCTGCGGCAGCCGGTCGAACAGGCGCACGCCCTGCTGGTGGCCGGTGGGGCGGAACGGCGGCGGCGCCGGTACGCGGCCGCCCGGCAGGCGATCGGGGCGGCGCACCGGCTGTTCCGCACCACCGGGGCCCGGCCGTGGGCGCGCGAGGCGGAACTGGCGCTGGCCCGGACCGAGGGGACACCGGACCAGGGACTCACCTCGACCGAGCTGCGGATCGCCGGGATGGTGCGGGACGGGGCCAGCAACCGGGAGATCGCCACCCGGCTGTACCTGAGCGTCAAGACCGTGGAGGCGACGCTCACCCGGGTCTACCGCAAGCTCGGCGTACGGTCCCGGACCCAGCTCTTGACGGTTCTCGCGGTGGGGGAGATCACCACCCCCTCCTGA
- a CDS encoding ABC transporter permease — MNFFEVIRFALRGLSANKLRSALTMLGILIGVAAVILLVAVGNGSAKTISDRIEALGTNTITVMSTGRGGSSSTSLTKDMADALTDKEMAPDVKSVSPVVSSSSATMTYEGTDHSVATFVGTTPAWFAASTTPVGTGAAFTSDDVDQGRRVVVIGKTVAEELFPGVDPIDEQVTVGGALFTVIGVLEEKSSTGFNDSNDTAVAPLTAVQQVLTGYGALTSIIVEAADPDKVDAVQGQVSTILNQKLDVDSSSTSTPYRIQNASSLLETQTETADTFTTLLGAVAAISLLVGGIGITNIMLVTVTERTREIGIRKALGAPRRVILTQFLIEASLLSVLGGALGVAAALIGSQFEIVGVKPVIVPSSVGYALGVSIAIGLFFGGLPAARAARLRPIDALRYE; from the coding sequence GTGAACTTCTTCGAGGTGATCAGGTTCGCGCTGCGCGGACTGTCGGCCAACAAGCTGCGCTCCGCGCTCACCATGCTCGGCATCCTGATCGGTGTGGCCGCGGTGATCCTGCTGGTCGCGGTCGGCAACGGCTCGGCCAAGACGATCAGCGACCGGATCGAGGCGCTGGGCACCAACACGATCACGGTGATGAGCACCGGCCGCGGCGGGTCGAGCAGCACGTCGCTCACCAAGGACATGGCCGACGCGCTGACCGACAAGGAGATGGCGCCGGACGTGAAGTCGGTGTCGCCGGTGGTCAGCTCCTCGTCGGCGACCATGACCTACGAGGGCACCGACCACTCGGTGGCCACCTTCGTCGGCACCACCCCGGCCTGGTTCGCCGCCTCCACCACCCCGGTCGGGACGGGCGCGGCTTTCACCTCCGACGACGTCGACCAGGGCCGGCGGGTCGTGGTGATCGGCAAGACCGTCGCCGAGGAACTCTTCCCCGGCGTCGACCCGATCGACGAGCAGGTCACCGTCGGCGGCGCGCTGTTCACCGTCATCGGCGTGCTGGAGGAGAAGAGCTCCACCGGCTTCAACGACTCCAACGACACGGCCGTCGCCCCGCTCACCGCGGTCCAGCAGGTGCTCACCGGGTACGGCGCGCTCACCTCGATCATCGTCGAGGCGGCCGACCCGGACAAGGTGGACGCCGTGCAGGGTCAGGTCTCCACGATCCTGAACCAGAAGCTGGACGTGGACTCGTCGTCGACCAGCACGCCGTACCGGATCCAGAACGCGTCGTCGCTGCTGGAGACGCAGACCGAGACCGCCGACACGTTCACCACCCTGCTCGGGGCGGTGGCCGCGATCAGTCTGCTGGTCGGCGGCATCGGGATCACCAACATCATGCTCGTCACGGTCACCGAGCGGACCCGGGAGATCGGCATCCGCAAGGCGCTCGGCGCGCCCCGGCGGGTGATCCTGACCCAGTTCCTGATCGAGGCGAGCCTGTTGAGTGTGCTCGGCGGGGCCCTCGGGGTGGCCGCCGCGCTGATCGGCTCCCAGTTCGAGATCGTCGGGGTGAAACCGGTGATCGTGCCCAGTTCGGTCGGGTACGCCCTGGGCGTCTCCATCGCGATCGGACTGTTCTTCGGCGGGCTGCCCGCCGCCCGCGCCGCCCGCCTGCGTCCCATCGACGCGCTGCGCTACGAGTGA
- a CDS encoding ABC transporter ATP-binding protein, translated as MSRPVLQVTDLKKIYGQGEATVHALRGVSLTVERGDYVAIMGSSGSGKSTLMNILGALDIPSSGQYLLDGVDVSRLSDGQLALARNRLIGFIFQSFNLIPRTTAVANVELPLAYAGVKPKERRRRAMAALDVVGLADRAGHEPNQLSGGQQQRVAVARALVTEPALLLADEPTGNLDSKSTDDVLQVFDDLSAAGRTIVIITHEDEVGARAKRLIRLVDGGIVTDVRQSPLHRPPIGAAAAHAQVHAASGRAFIYAEGRHSL; from the coding sequence GTGAGCCGGCCGGTCCTCCAGGTCACCGACCTGAAGAAGATCTACGGTCAGGGTGAGGCGACCGTGCACGCGCTGCGCGGGGTCTCCCTCACCGTCGAGCGCGGCGACTACGTGGCGATCATGGGCTCGTCCGGCTCCGGCAAGTCGACCCTGATGAACATCCTGGGCGCGCTGGACATCCCCAGCTCGGGGCAGTACCTGCTGGACGGCGTGGACGTCAGCCGGCTCTCCGACGGCCAGCTGGCGCTGGCCCGGAACCGCCTGATCGGCTTCATCTTCCAGTCGTTCAACCTGATCCCGCGGACCACCGCGGTGGCCAACGTCGAGCTGCCGCTGGCGTACGCCGGGGTCAAGCCGAAGGAGCGCCGCCGCCGCGCCATGGCGGCACTGGACGTGGTCGGTCTCGCCGACCGGGCCGGCCACGAGCCCAACCAGCTCTCCGGCGGCCAGCAGCAGCGTGTCGCGGTGGCCCGGGCGCTGGTCACCGAGCCGGCCCTGCTGCTCGCCGACGAGCCGACCGGCAACCTGGACTCCAAGTCCACCGACGACGTGCTCCAGGTCTTCGACGACCTGAGCGCCGCCGGCCGCACCATCGTGATCATCACGCACGAGGACGAGGTCGGCGCCCGCGCCAAGCGGCTGATCCGCCTGGTCGACGGTGGCATCGTCACCGACGTACGGCAGTCGCCGCTGCACCGCCCGCCGATCGGCGCCGCGGCCGCCCACGCCCAGGTGCACGCGGCATCGGGCCGGGCCTTCATCTACGCCGAGGGGCGGCACAGCCTGTGA
- a CDS encoding efflux RND transporter periplasmic adaptor subunit, whose translation MKVRLSRHPSLVVNAVIGVALVAGAYTVYETFSGTDDGGTAATAAERTVSVQQGTVSKTATADGTLESASTASATFETSGTVTAISVKVGDKVKKGQVLAKVDPAAAQRTLDAAEADLDAAQDSLDRAEDAGSDTTEAANQVTEANLAVNEAEAGVDGTVLTAPMAGTVTAVNGTLGGSASGSSSSSSGSSGGGSQGGGSSSSSSSSSSSSGFIEIADLTKMQVAASFAEADATSLKEKQVATVTWNALSGVSQSAKVAAIDPSATTSNSVVTYGVTLSLDKVPTGAKVGQTVSVSVTTGSKENVVLVNAAAITTVGNRHTVTVVANGLQETRSVEIGLEGDSATEITSGLTAGEQVVVKTTSTSTSGSQQGGFPGGGSGFGGGGFTGGGGGPQGGGGRPQ comes from the coding sequence ATGAAGGTACGCCTGAGCCGCCACCCGTCGTTGGTGGTCAACGCCGTCATCGGCGTAGCTCTCGTCGCCGGGGCCTACACGGTGTACGAGACATTTTCCGGAACCGACGACGGGGGTACTGCCGCGACGGCCGCCGAGCGCACGGTCAGCGTCCAGCAGGGCACGGTCAGCAAGACCGCGACCGCGGACGGGACCCTGGAGAGCGCCAGCACCGCGAGTGCCACGTTCGAGACCAGCGGCACGGTCACCGCGATCAGCGTGAAGGTCGGTGACAAGGTCAAGAAGGGCCAGGTGCTGGCCAAGGTCGACCCGGCCGCCGCGCAGCGCACGCTGGACGCCGCCGAGGCCGACCTGGACGCGGCCCAGGACTCCCTGGACCGGGCCGAGGACGCCGGCTCGGACACCACCGAGGCCGCCAACCAGGTCACCGAGGCGAACCTGGCCGTCAACGAGGCCGAGGCCGGCGTCGACGGAACGGTGCTGACCGCCCCGATGGCCGGCACGGTCACCGCCGTCAACGGCACGCTCGGCGGCTCGGCCTCCGGCAGCTCGTCCTCCTCCTCCGGTTCCTCCGGCGGCGGCTCGCAGGGCGGCGGATCCTCCAGCTCCTCGTCCTCGTCCTCCTCGTCGAGCGGGTTCATCGAGATCGCCGACCTCACCAAGATGCAGGTCGCGGCGAGCTTCGCCGAGGCGGACGCGACCAGCCTCAAGGAGAAGCAGGTCGCCACGGTCACCTGGAACGCGCTCAGCGGCGTCTCGCAGAGCGCCAAGGTCGCGGCCATCGACCCGTCGGCCACCACCTCGAACAGCGTGGTCACCTACGGCGTGACGCTGTCCCTGGACAAGGTGCCGACCGGCGCGAAGGTCGGCCAGACCGTCTCGGTGTCGGTCACCACCGGCTCCAAGGAGAACGTCGTGCTGGTCAACGCGGCCGCGATCACCACGGTCGGCAACCGGCACACCGTCACGGTGGTCGCCAACGGCCTCCAGGAGACCCGGTCGGTGGAGATCGGTCTGGAGGGCGACTCGGCCACCGAGATCACCTCCGGTCTGACCGCGGGCGAGCAGGTCGTCGTCAAGACCACCTCGACCAGCACCAGCGGCAGCCAGCAGGGCGGCTTCCCGGGCGGCGGCAGCGGCTTCGGCGGCGGCGGCTTCACCGGTGGCGGCGGCGGTCCTCAGGGTGGCGGCGGGAGGCCGCAGTGA
- a CDS encoding sensor histidine kinase translates to MLSAIAVVVANITGLLLIRKYQQDRIDEQLSGISRPFADANPMRFGPRPGRFRGLGPDQIVYFYNADGTLDTANSTPTDEKRPEVAPLAEVVERAATGRPFTVPTAAGSDWRVMAVPSGDTGGYVLIGSSMEEVEQLTQQLMLIDAGVMLLVLTVLGLGAAFVVRIGLRPLTEMEAVAADISGGNLSGRIPDTDPHTEPGRLGLALNAMLTRIEGEVSARTASEQRLRQFVADASHELRTPLTSIRGWAELYRRGGAPPGPQLDETLARIEAESARMAVLVEDLLRLARMDQQRTLDLRRVDLLEIAADTIRDAHARMPGRKVLLAGLSDDEDTFEPPTVLGDDHGLRQVVTNLVANALNHTPPETIVTVRVGLATSEDGFPVAVLEVCDNGPGVPPEHVDRIFERLYRADSSRTRSMGGGSGLGLAIVAAIVEGHGGAVAYRETPGGGATFRVELPAVGDSA, encoded by the coding sequence GTGCTGTCCGCGATCGCCGTGGTGGTCGCCAACATCACCGGCCTGCTGCTGATCCGCAAGTACCAGCAGGACCGGATCGATGAGCAGCTGAGCGGCATCAGCCGGCCGTTCGCCGACGCCAACCCGATGCGCTTCGGGCCCCGTCCCGGCCGGTTCCGTGGCCTCGGCCCGGACCAGATCGTGTACTTCTACAACGCCGACGGGACCCTGGACACCGCCAACAGCACACCCACCGACGAGAAGCGTCCCGAGGTGGCGCCGCTCGCCGAGGTCGTCGAGCGGGCCGCCACCGGACGGCCGTTCACCGTCCCGACGGCCGCCGGCTCGGACTGGCGGGTGATGGCCGTCCCGTCCGGCGACACCGGCGGGTACGTGCTGATCGGCTCCTCGATGGAGGAGGTGGAACAGCTCACCCAGCAGCTCATGCTGATCGACGCCGGGGTGATGCTGCTGGTGCTGACGGTGCTCGGGCTCGGGGCCGCGTTCGTGGTGCGGATCGGGTTACGGCCGCTCACCGAGATGGAGGCGGTGGCCGCGGACATCTCCGGCGGCAACCTGTCCGGCCGGATCCCGGACACCGACCCGCACACCGAGCCGGGCCGCCTCGGCCTGGCCCTGAACGCCATGCTCACCCGGATCGAGGGTGAGGTCAGCGCGCGTACCGCCTCGGAGCAGCGGCTGCGCCAGTTCGTCGCGGACGCCTCGCACGAGCTGCGCACCCCGCTCACCTCGATCCGCGGCTGGGCCGAGCTGTACCGGCGCGGCGGGGCGCCGCCCGGCCCGCAGCTGGACGAGACGCTTGCCCGGATCGAGGCCGAGTCGGCCCGCATGGCGGTGCTGGTCGAGGACCTGCTCCGGCTGGCCCGGATGGACCAGCAGCGCACCCTCGACCTGCGCCGGGTGGACCTGCTGGAGATCGCCGCCGACACCATCCGGGACGCGCACGCCCGCATGCCGGGCCGGAAGGTGCTGCTCGCCGGGCTCAGCGACGACGAGGACACCTTCGAGCCGCCCACCGTGCTGGGCGACGACCACGGGCTGCGGCAGGTGGTCACCAATCTGGTGGCCAACGCGCTCAACCACACACCGCCCGAAACCATCGTCACGGTACGTGTCGGGTTGGCCACATCCGAGGACGGCTTCCCGGTGGCGGTCCTGGAGGTGTGCGACAACGGGCCGGGGGTGCCGCCGGAGCACGTGGACCGCATCTTCGAGCGGCTCTACCGGGCCGACTCCAGCCGTACCCGCTCCATGGGCGGCGGTTCCGGGCTGGGCCTGGCGATCGTGGCGGCCATCGTGGAGGGGCACGGCGGTGCCGTGGCCTACCGCGAGACACCGGGCGGCGGGGCCACCTTCCGGGTGGAACTTCCCGCCGTCGGTGACTCGGCGTGA
- a CDS encoding response regulator transcription factor yields the protein MTTLDPAARPARVLVVDDEPNISALLSATLRLVAFDVRVAESGNAALIAVQEFEPDLIVLDVMLPDVDGIEVAQRLRAAGHRVPVLFLTARDAVEDRILGLSAGADDYVTKPFSLEEVVLRIRAILRRSQPEEPQEDTGVLRYADLEMDEDAHEVRRAGRLIELSPTEFNLLRYLLINAGRVVSKAQILDRVWKYDFGGDGRIVESYVYYLRRKIDKSDPPLIHTVRGVGYALRLPRGDE from the coding sequence GTGACCACGCTCGACCCCGCGGCACGGCCCGCCCGTGTCCTGGTCGTCGACGACGAGCCGAACATCTCCGCGCTGCTCAGCGCGACGTTGCGGCTGGTCGCCTTCGACGTGCGGGTGGCCGAGTCGGGTAACGCCGCCCTGATCGCGGTGCAGGAGTTCGAGCCGGATCTGATCGTCCTCGACGTGATGCTTCCGGACGTGGACGGGATCGAGGTGGCCCAGCGGCTGCGGGCCGCCGGCCACCGGGTCCCGGTCCTGTTCCTGACCGCCAGGGACGCGGTGGAGGATCGCATCCTGGGACTGTCAGCCGGCGCGGACGACTATGTCACCAAGCCGTTCAGTCTCGAGGAGGTCGTGCTACGGATACGCGCGATCCTGCGCCGCAGCCAGCCGGAGGAACCGCAAGAGGACACCGGGGTGCTGCGGTACGCGGACCTGGAAATGGACGAGGACGCCCACGAGGTGCGGCGGGCGGGCCGTCTGATCGAGCTGTCCCCGACGGAGTTCAACCTGCTGCGCTACCTGCTGATCAACGCGGGCCGGGTGGTCAGCAAGGCGCAGATCCTGGACCGGGTGTGGAAGTACGACTTCGGGGGCGACGGCCGCATCGTGGAGTCCTACGTCTACTACCTGCGGCGGAAGATCGACAAGAGCGATCCGCCGCTGATCCACACCGTGCGCGGAGTCGGGTACGCGCTCAGACTCCCTCGCGGCGACGAGTGA
- a CDS encoding efflux RND transporter periplasmic adaptor subunit: MGVALAGRRRLIWLGVAVVVLALVAFGVVRALTAGAAQEESKAAETVEVDKGEVTTEVATTGTLQAAQTRSLSFAVSGTVETVKVRAGTTVTAGQVLATVDDTDAAEAVDDAQDALDDAQDALTKASSTSSSSTGCNVAAAYTTSASASPSASASASASASPSATATTSPTPTRTKTSKPSATGTKTCSSSAGGSSRGGTSGSDSILSAQQRVNAAEVTLEEAEEALDGATITAPIAGKIISVSGKVGSSAKSGSTFITLADVYDMQISADFPEADADRLAVTQKAVITLADRAGETFDATVVQVDPVGTSDGTLTRFGVVLSFDDAPDELLVGQSANVRVTTGSKDDVLRVPSTAVHDVSGENGTVLKDGAATQVKLGLRGDQYTEIVSGLAVGDPVARSW; the protein is encoded by the coding sequence ATGGGTGTTGCACTGGCCGGTCGCCGGCGTTTGATCTGGCTCGGCGTGGCGGTCGTCGTGCTCGCACTGGTCGCCTTCGGCGTGGTGCGGGCGCTGACGGCCGGCGCCGCGCAGGAGGAGTCGAAGGCGGCCGAGACCGTCGAGGTGGACAAGGGTGAGGTGACCACCGAGGTCGCCACCACCGGCACGTTGCAGGCGGCGCAGACGCGCAGCCTGTCGTTCGCGGTGTCGGGGACGGTGGAGACGGTCAAGGTGCGGGCCGGCACGACGGTGACGGCCGGGCAGGTGCTGGCGACCGTCGACGACACGGACGCGGCCGAGGCGGTCGACGACGCGCAGGACGCGCTCGACGACGCGCAGGACGCGCTGACGAAGGCCTCGTCCACGTCCTCGTCCTCCACCGGCTGCAATGTGGCCGCCGCCTACACGACGTCCGCTTCCGCCTCGCCTTCGGCTTCGGCTTCGGCTTCGGCCAGCGCCTCTCCGTCGGCCACCGCGACGACCTCGCCCACGCCGACCAGGACCAAGACCTCGAAACCGAGCGCCACCGGTACGAAGACCTGCTCCTCCTCCGCGGGTGGCTCCTCCCGTGGCGGCACGTCCGGCAGTGACTCCATCCTGAGCGCCCAGCAGCGGGTGAACGCGGCCGAGGTGACCCTGGAGGAGGCCGAGGAGGCCCTGGACGGCGCCACCATCACCGCCCCGATCGCCGGGAAGATCATCTCGGTGAGCGGCAAGGTGGGCAGCAGCGCCAAGTCCGGGTCCACCTTCATCACCCTGGCCGACGTCTACGACATGCAGATCAGCGCCGACTTCCCGGAGGCCGACGCGGACCGCCTGGCGGTCACCCAGAAGGCGGTGATCACTCTCGCCGACCGGGCCGGCGAGACGTTCGACGCGACGGTGGTGCAGGTCGACCCGGTCGGCACCAGCGACGGCACGCTCACCCGCTTCGGCGTCGTGCTCTCCTTCGACGACGCCCCGGACGAGCTGCTGGTCGGGCAGAGCGCCAACGTACGGGTGACCACCGGCAGCAAGGACGATGTGCTGCGGGTGCCCAGCACCGCGGTGCACGATGTGTCCGGGGAGAACGGCACCGTGCTCAAGGACGGGGCCGCCACGCAGGTGAAACTGGGCCTGCGCGGCGACCAGTACACGGAGATCGTGTCCGGTCTCGCCGTGGGCGACCCGGTGGCCCGTTCCTGGTAG